The Planctomycetota bacterium genomic sequence CACTTTGAAAGGGAAGCTCTGCAGTCGACACGTTACATTGGTGAGCGACTTGCGTTTCGGATCGAGGGGTACTGGGCCAGCGCGGAGTGGGATTACGCGATCGAAGATGTAGTTGCTGGCTTCGCCCCGGGCGCGCAGCTCATCAAGCTCCTTGGGATCCTTGCGCAATTCGTCAGTGGTCCAGTATTTGGAACGCGGCCCAGCCGATACGATCAAAGCCGACGCAAAGTAGTGGGCGTCAACGCCCGCAAAAGCCAAGTCCTTTCCATCCCATTCCGGCAGCTTTTCATCGCCGGCTACGGTTACGGTCGACGCGAAGGTCGTCGTCACTGCCTTGCCGTCGCGCGTGCCCATAGTCACGTCGCGCAGACCGCCGCTACCGGTGCTGATCTTGGACGAATACCACGAGCCTTCAGCTGGCAGCCCGCTAGGACCATCCAGCCGAAAAGCCACCTCGCGAGGCTGGTCGCCGAGATTTCTGAAACCAATGTAGAATTCAAGGTGGTAAACCGCGGCGTCGAGATTATCCTTGTCGGCGTCGGCCGCTTTGACGAGTCGATAGCGCTTGATCACGTCCAGGTCGTATTCGACCAGCGGCCAATTGAACTCGATCGTGTCGTTCTGCGGATCTAAACGTGCCTCCCAAGGCTGGGTCCGCATCTGTTCGGCCAAATCCTTGAGTTTGCCGGCATCAATCGTGCGCCGGTCGATCTCCTGCATGGTCAACAGGTACGACAGTGGATCGGTCCCCTCGGGGCGAATGACCTGCATCGGGCGCGGGCCGAGCGTGATTTCAACCTTATCCGCCTTGCCGTCCAGCGTTACGGCGATTTTGTGCCGCATCCGCGTGTGGTGCATGATCTCGTCCAAGTCGGCCGGCGAGCGAATCGGCTTGTCGTTGACGGCCGCAAGGATGTCGCCGACCTTAATGCCTGCGCGCGCCGCCGGGGTGCCGTCGCCGACGGCGTTCACCACCAGGCCGCGCTTCTGCTCATCGACGGTCAGCGCCAGGTGTCCCATGTAGCCGCTCAGGTCTTCGCGACCGTGCGGCGCGTACAGGTCGTCCCAGGTCGATTCGTGATAGCGCGGGCCGTTCAACTCGACGCGCTCGATCGCCCCTCCTTGATTGTTGAACGTCACCAGCATCCGGAACGGGCTGGCGTGGTCGACCGAGCCCAGGGTGTACCACTGGGGCGCGACCTTGGGGACTTCGCGCGCCGGCTTGTTCTTGTCGGGTTCCGCGCTCTGATCCTTGTCGTCCTTGGCGGCAGGTTTGTCGTTCTCGAGCTTTTCCTTGGCCTCGGCCAGTACATCGCGCTCTTTCTTGGCCACAGGCTTGGCGGGCGGTTGCGGGAAGAAATAGCGCGTGACCACCATGTTCACCAAGAACAGGATCACGACCAGGGCAAAGAATGTGCGATAGCGTGGTTGCTGTGAAGGTTGTGCCATGTACGCTGCTTACGAACCTGGGGCCAATGTCAGTAAACCGACCGGTCGCGATCCCAAACTGGGACCATCGGTCAGAACTTGCCGAACCGCGCTATCGCCCAGTGGGGCGGCCGCGGCCAGACAGGAAAATCTCGTGGAAGCATCGGGTGGGTACTGGTCCGCGAACGGTTCTGCAATCGACCGCTCAATTGCCCGACACTTCGACGCCGCTCACCGTCCTTCCCGCAAGCGGTCGCCCAGAAAGTTATCCAACTCGGGCGTGTCGTAGATCTTCTTGGCGGTTACCTCGAACGGATATTCGATCCGCCGATAGCGCAAGAGATCGTCTTCGAGAATCACATAACAGGCTTTCGCGTTGCCGTCGCGCGGCTGGCCGACCGAGCCCACGTTGACCATCGCTTTATGCGTGCCAAAGCGATAGGTGTAATTCAGCTCATCGGGCGTGGCGAACGTCAGATCGGAAGTGAATACGCCGGGAACGTGGGTGTGGCCTTGGAAGACCACGCGCTCGACCAGCGAGAAAATTTTCTCCATCTTGCGAGGATTGTAAATGTCCTCGGGAAACACATATTCATTCAGCGGGTTGCGCGCCGAGCCGTGGACGTACAACAAGCCGTTCTCGCGGCGGTGGCGCGGCAGCTCTTGCAGAAAATTGCGCCGCCTTAGTCGGTCGGCCGGATCGCCCGTGGTGTTTTCTAACTGCTCGCGGGTCCAAAAGATGGCCCGCTCGGCGCCGGCGTTGAAGCCTTCGGGATCGAACAACGCCCCCTGGTCATGGTTGCCCAGGATGCAAATGTTGCAATTCAT encodes the following:
- a CDS encoding metallophosphoesterase codes for the protein MKRAIISDIHSNLEAFEAVLADIRANEITEIYCLGDVVGYGPNPRECIDLAMNCNICILGNHDQGALFDPEGFNAGAERAIFWTREQLENTTGDPADRLRRRNFLQELPRHRRENGLLYVHGSARNPLNEYVFPEDIYNPRKMEKIFSLVERVVFQGHTHVPGVFTSDLTFATPDELNYTYRFGTHKAMVNVGSVGQPRDGNAKACYVILEDDLLRYRRIEYPFEVTAKKIYDTPELDNFLGDRLREGR
- a CDS encoding YidC/Oxa1 family insertase periplasmic-domain containing protein translates to MAQPSQQPRYRTFFALVVILFLVNMVVTRYFFPQPPAKPVAKKERDVLAEAKEKLENDKPAAKDDKDQSAEPDKNKPAREVPKVAPQWYTLGSVDHASPFRMLVTFNNQGGAIERVELNGPRYHESTWDDLYAPHGREDLSGYMGHLALTVDEQKRGLVVNAVGDGTPAARAGIKVGDILAAVNDKPIRSPADLDEIMHHTRMRHKIAVTLDGKADKVEITLGPRPMQVIRPEGTDPLSYLLTMQEIDRRTIDAGKLKDLAEQMRTQPWEARLDPQNDTIEFNWPLVEYDLDVIKRYRLVKAADADKDNLDAAVYHLEFYIGFRNLGDQPREVAFRLDGPSGLPAEGSWYSSKISTGSGGLRDVTMGTRDGKAVTTTFASTVTVAGDEKLPEWDGKDLAFAGVDAHYFASALIVSAGPRSKYWTTDELRKDPKELDELRARGEASNYIFDRVIPLRAGPVPLDPKRKSLTNVTCRLQSFPFKVLPRGEDGKASEVGFVFGIFAGPKRPDLLEKYSLDDLVDYGWFGFVAKPMSWILHKFYELVRNYGLAIIMLTVLVRSCMFPISRKQALNAQKMQELQPEIKRIAELYKKDLEARNKAQQELFRKHKYNPLAGCLPVFLQLPIFIGLYRSLSLDVELRQAPLLSEAVRWCSNLSAPDMFWFWQNYLPEYFSAPTGWLGPYLNVLPLVTIALFIVQQKMFMPPPTDEQTAMQQKIMKYMMVFMGVMFFKVASGLCIYFIASSLWGLAERKLLPKPATPVVVAPTRPSNGKRRHGRGS